One genomic segment of Candidatus Margulisiibacteriota bacterium includes these proteins:
- the nuoF gene encoding NADH-quinone oxidoreductase subunit NuoF: MRPVTIKVGLGTCGISAGAKDVYDELERLLKTERSAILDYTSCNGMCFLEPIVEIYQPDKPVQVLTNVKKSDVPAILQGLKTDNFHSSETISEFSAVQKKLILGNCGLINPDRIEDYLERGGYEALRKIVKNNDPEDVIKIIKNSGLRGRGGAGFLTGVKWELAQKAKGKKKYVICNADEGDPGAFMNRAVLEGDPHRVIEGLIISGYAIGADRGYIYVRAEYPLAVQRIKNAILKAKDQHFLGENILGSKFSFELMIKEGAGAFVCGEETALMASIEGKRGMPKLRPPYPAQSGLWGCPTNINNVETLAAVPWIIRNGADEYAKLGKEKNRGTKVFSLAGKIKRSGLAEVELGTSLRKIIYEVGGGTISGEKVKAVQLGGPSGGCLPDRLLDTTVDYESLAATGAIMGSGGIIVMDNDTCIVDIARYFLNFTQQESCGKCTFCRIGTKRMLEILERITEGKSSIKELEKLKDLAEKITSASLCMLGKTAPNPVLTTLKYFEDEYLEHIQDKKCRAGVCKALIKFEIKADKCTGCTLCAKNCPVKAISGQRKQPHFIDQSLCTKCGVCADVCGFGAVEKK; the protein is encoded by the coding sequence ATGCGACCTGTAACGATTAAAGTCGGTCTTGGGACCTGCGGTATCTCTGCCGGCGCAAAGGACGTATATGATGAACTGGAGAGACTATTAAAGACCGAAAGGTCAGCTATACTTGATTACACTTCCTGCAATGGTATGTGTTTTTTGGAGCCGATTGTGGAAATCTATCAGCCCGATAAACCGGTACAGGTCTTAACCAATGTAAAAAAAAGCGATGTGCCTGCTATTTTGCAGGGTTTAAAGACTGACAATTTTCACTCTTCGGAAACAATATCTGAATTTTCCGCTGTTCAGAAAAAATTGATACTTGGAAATTGCGGGTTAATCAATCCCGACAGGATAGAGGATTATTTGGAAAGGGGCGGTTATGAAGCTTTAAGAAAAATAGTCAAAAATAATGATCCTGAAGATGTTATAAAAATTATTAAAAACAGCGGTTTGCGGGGCAGGGGCGGAGCCGGTTTTTTAACCGGGGTGAAGTGGGAATTGGCACAAAAGGCTAAGGGCAAGAAAAAATATGTTATCTGTAACGCCGATGAGGGTGATCCGGGTGCCTTTATGAACAGGGCTGTCCTGGAAGGCGATCCGCATCGGGTTATCGAAGGCCTGATTATAAGCGGTTACGCTATCGGCGCGGATCGCGGTTATATTTATGTAAGAGCGGAATATCCCCTGGCTGTGCAGCGAATTAAGAATGCCATATTAAAGGCAAAAGATCAGCACTTTCTTGGTGAAAATATACTAGGTTCAAAATTTTCTTTTGAACTAATGATTAAAGAGGGTGCGGGCGCTTTTGTTTGTGGCGAGGAAACGGCGTTGATGGCTTCTATAGAAGGCAAACGGGGTATGCCCAAACTTCGTCCGCCATATCCGGCCCAGTCTGGGCTGTGGGGATGTCCTACAAATATTAACAACGTGGAAACACTGGCAGCTGTGCCCTGGATCATCAGAAACGGTGCGGATGAGTACGCAAAACTCGGGAAAGAAAAAAACAGAGGTACCAAAGTTTTTTCTTTGGCAGGCAAAATTAAACGCAGCGGGCTTGCGGAAGTCGAGCTTGGAACGTCACTGAGAAAAATTATTTATGAGGTCGGCGGAGGCACAATTTCCGGAGAAAAAGTAAAAGCTGTGCAGCTGGGCGGACCTTCAGGCGGATGTTTGCCGGATAGGCTGTTGGACACAACCGTTGATTATGAGTCTTTGGCTGCAACCGGAGCTATTATGGGTTCCGGCGGAATTATTGTCATGGATAATGATACCTGTATAGTGGATATCGCCAGATATTTTTTAAATTTTACTCAACAGGAGTCTTGCGGCAAATGTACATTCTGCCGTATAGGTACGAAGCGGATGCTGGAAATTTTAGAGCGCATAACCGAGGGCAAAAGCAGTATCAAGGAACTGGAAAAATTGAAAGACCTGGCAGAAAAAATAACCTCGGCTTCTTTGTGCATGTTGGGCAAAACCGCGCCTAATCCGGTTTTAACCACTTTGAAATATTTTGAAGACGAGTATCTGGAGCATATTCAGGATAAAAAATGCAGGGCTGGAGTTTGCAAAGCTTTGATAAAATTTGAGATCAAAGCCGATAAATGCACAGGATGCACTTTATGCGCAAAAAATTGTCCGGTCAAGGCTATCAGTGGTCAGAGAAAACAGCCGCATTTCATAGACCAGTCACTATGTACGAAATGTGGTGTTTGCGCTGATGTATGCGGGTTTGGGGCAGTGGAAAAAAAGTGA
- a CDS encoding endonuclease III, translating to MTISIKDLAKILPVIEKLNKSGTDLYISDELGKLKNTDEKALKVLLAAIISLRTREKTTWEVSLRLFGRLDNLKDLNKISLAELRKLLYPCGFYRRKATQMKQLAAILNERYSGRVPDDLDELLTLPGVGRKVANLVLIEAFDKDGICVDTHVHRIFNRWKLVKTKTPEQTEMELRKILPKIYWKTINKILVKFGQNTCLPIKPKCSTCFLLKKCPYGNGLVLS from the coding sequence ATGACTATTTCTATTAAAGACCTGGCAAAGATATTGCCCGTGATAGAGAAACTTAATAAATCAGGTACTGATCTATATATTTCTGATGAACTGGGCAAACTTAAAAATACTGATGAAAAGGCCCTTAAAGTTCTTTTGGCGGCGATTATAAGTCTGCGCACCAGGGAGAAGACAACCTGGGAAGTATCTTTGCGCTTATTCGGACGATTGGATAATTTGAAGGACTTAAACAAGATCAGCCTTGCAGAACTGCGAAAACTGCTTTATCCCTGTGGTTTTTACAGACGAAAAGCAACACAGATGAAACAGCTGGCGGCTATTTTGAATGAACGATATTCCGGCCGTGTGCCGGATGATCTGGATGAACTCCTGACATTGCCCGGCGTGGGCAGAAAAGTAGCCAATCTGGTGCTTATAGAGGCTTTTGATAAGGACGGGATTTGCGTGGACACTCATGTACACAGGATTTTTAACCGCTGGAAGCTGGTAAAAACCAAAACCCCCGAGCAGACAGAAATGGAGCTAAGAAAAATACTTCCCAAAATTTATTGGAAGACAATTAATAAAATATTAGTGAAGTTTGGACAGAATACCTGTTTGCCCATAAAACCCAAGTGTTCTACCTGTTTTCTGCTGAAAAAGTGTCCTTACGGCAATGGTTTGGTGTTGAGTTAA
- the nuoE gene encoding NADH-quinone oxidoreductase subunit NuoE translates to MKNKAEYYLKEFGREEEASIPILQAIQKDYGYLPEALLIEICEKSAIKKNRLYGVATFYSQFKLKSAGKNIIKVCKGTACHVRGAEKILSAIQETLGIRSNEVTADGNFSLETVACLGCCSLAPAMMINDKVYGKLNATAVKKIIKEFK, encoded by the coding sequence ATGAAAAATAAAGCAGAATATTATTTAAAGGAATTTGGCAGGGAGGAAGAGGCTTCCATTCCTATTTTACAGGCGATTCAGAAGGATTATGGCTATTTACCCGAGGCTTTGCTCATAGAAATATGTGAAAAATCGGCTATTAAAAAAAACAGGTTGTATGGAGTAGCCACTTTTTATTCTCAGTTTAAATTGAAATCAGCCGGTAAAAATATCATAAAAGTTTGCAAAGGTACAGCCTGCCATGTAAGAGGTGCCGAAAAAATACTTTCCGCGATACAGGAAACATTAGGGATCAGGTCAAACGAAGTTACTGCCGATGGCAATTTTTCTCTGGAAACAGTGGCTTGTCTGGGCTGCTGTTCGCTGGCTCCGGCCATGATGATTAATGACAAAGTATATGGAAAGTTAAACGCGACAGCTGTAAAAAAAATTATAAAGGAATTCAAATAA
- a CDS encoding phospholipase D-like domain-containing protein: MKILKYYLISVLFLFCFSNQVFFSPHGNIRQELVRLIGKSTGNIDLAIYSFTSKELALSLLSAKQSGRKVRIIADRSQQNGTGSVIGWLTKYIEVRILPAHQERCLMHDKFMVIGDKYLTTGSYNWTSNAELFNYENLIILTDKETIQQFSNEFNKLWQLARPMP; encoded by the coding sequence ATGAAAATACTGAAATATTATCTGATCAGCGTTTTGTTTCTTTTTTGTTTTTCCAATCAGGTTTTCTTTTCACCACACGGTAATATTCGTCAGGAGTTGGTGAGGCTTATCGGGAAGTCTACCGGCAATATCGATCTGGCTATTTACAGTTTTACATCCAAAGAACTTGCTCTGTCCCTGCTTTCAGCCAAACAGTCCGGCAGAAAGGTGCGCATTATTGCGGACAGGAGCCAGCAGAACGGCACCGGTAGTGTAATAGGCTGGCTGACTAAATATATTGAAGTTCGTATTTTACCTGCTCATCAGGAAAGATGCCTGATGCACGACAAATTTATGGTTATTGGTGACAAATATTTAACAACAGGCTCATACAACTGGACCAGTAATGCCGAATTGTTTAATTATGAAAACTTAATAATCCTTACTGATAAAGAAACTATTCAGCAGTTTAGTAACGAATTCAACAAGCTCTGGCAGCTGGCCAGACCCATGCCCTGA